A genome region from Microtus ochrogaster isolate Prairie Vole_2 chromosome 1, MicOch1.0, whole genome shotgun sequence includes the following:
- the LOC101982820 gene encoding high mobility group protein B1-like has protein sequence MSSYAFFVQTCREEHKKKHPDASVNFSEFSKKCSERWKTMSAKEKGKFEDMAKADKARYEREMKTYILPKGETKKKFKDPNAPKRPPSAFFLFCSEYHPKIKGEHPGLSIGDVAKKLGAMWNNTAADDKQPDKKKAAKLKEKYEKDIAAYRAKGKPHAAKKGVVKAEKSKKKKEEEDDEEDEEDEEEEEEEEDEDEEDEDEEEDDDDE, from the coding sequence ATGTCCTCGTATGCATTCTTTGTGCAAACCTGCCGGGAGGAACACAAGAAGAAGCACCCGGATGCTTCTGTCAACTTCTCAGAGTTCTCTAAGAAGTGCTCAGAAAGGTGGAAGACCATGTCTgctaaagaaaaggggaaatttgaAGACATGGCCAAGGCTGACAAGGCTCgttatgaaagagaaatgaaaacctacATCCTCCCCAAAGGGGAGACCAAAAAGAAGTTCAAAGACCCCAATGCACCCAAGAGGCCTCCTTCGGCCTTCTTCTTGTTCTGTTCTGAGTATCACCCCAAAATCAAAGGAGAACACCCTGGCTTATCCATTGGTGATGTTGCAAAGAAACTGGGAGCGATGTGGAACAACACTGCTGCAGATGACAAGCAGCCCGACAAAAAGAAGGCTGCCAAGCTGAAGGAGAAGTACGAAAAGGATATTGCTGCTTACAGAGCTAAAGGAAAACCCCATGCAGCGAAAAAGGGGGTGGTCAAGGcggaaaagagcaagaaaaagaaggaagaggaagatgatgaggaagacgaagaggatgaagaggaggaggaagaagaggaagacgaAGATGAGGAAGacgaagatgaggaagaagatgatgatgatgaataa